AGATTATATTATTGATTTAGGCCCAGAGGGTGGAGATAGAGGTGGTAAAATTATTGCTATAGGAACTCCAGAAGAGGTAGCACTAGTTGAGGCATCCTATACGGGGCAATTTTTGAAAGAAATATTAAGGAAGGGTAAATAGAAAAAATATTAACCTCTATAAAAAAGCTAAATTTTGAAATTGTAATGCAATTGACATAAAATAGTTAAATAAACTTAATAATAGAGAAGAAAATAGGAATAAGGGCCTAATGAGATTTATTTGAAAGCTGTTATACTATACTCGAGGGATTTTAAAATAGTTAAATTTTGGTATATTCGAGTAATATATCGCGCAATTAAATCTAAGGAGGTATTTTTGATGAAGTTAAAAAAGAGATTAGTAGTATTTTTAGTAATGACAATCATGGTTTTTAACACCTTTGGGGTTCAAGCTACGAATAACAAACACAATGAAAATAACGGCAAGTTTAAAGATGTAAAAGACGATCACTGGGCACGAGAATACATCGAGCTTATGACAAAGTATGGTATTATTAATGGTTATGATGACAAATCCTTTAAACCTGAATCTGCGGTTTTCAGGGGAGAATTTGCAAAAATGATGGTATTGACCATGCAATTAGATCTAATCAATCCTGGAACAGGAACATTTGAAGATGTAAAAAAAGGTGATTGGCTTTATAAACACGTGGAAACAGCCAAGCCATACTTAACAGGATTCGAATTAAATGGAAAGTATTATTTTAAACCATCACTACAAGCTCAAAGAGAGGATATGGCAGTAGCAATTGTCAAAGGCCTAGGAATTGAGGCGGATAAAACGGACATGAGTGTATTAAGCACATTAAAAGATGAAAATAGTATTTCACCTATGTTAAGAAAGTATGTTGCTGCAGCAATCAATGAAGGAATAATGGTTGGAGATGATAATAAATACTTTAATCCTAAACAAACTTTAACTAGAGCAGAAGCTGCAACCTTATTAGCAAGATTAATTATTGAAAAAAAGGTAGTATTTGACGAAACAAAGATTGTTATAGACGATACATCAGTATCAACAAAGAAGCCTGTATTAACAGCAAAGACTGAAGGAAGTAAAATTGTTCTTGATTGGTCTAATGTTGAAGCAAGCGGATTTAACTACTATAAAGTAGTACTATCAAAAGGTGATTCAACTCCTTCTTATCCCGATAACGGATATGCAAAAGCTATTAGTAGCGTAACAACTTCCGGATGTGAATTAAAAGATGGAGACACCTATAATGGTGGCGACTTAGGCGGAGCAATTAAAGCGGGTCAAACATATTATGCAAGCATAACGGCAGTATATGGAGACCAAAAATATACAAGTAATGTAATTACAATAAAGATTCCAGGAACAAGTGAAGCAGCAGCTCGAACAACGACTTTATCCTCTGCAGTTCAAGGCGATAAAATTGTTCTTGATTGGTCTAATGTACCGGCAACTGGATTTTCTTACTATAAAGTTGTGCTTTCCAAAAGTGATTCAACCCCTTCTTATCCGAGTAATGGTTATGCAAAGGTTATTACGAGTGCAACTACCTCTGGATGTGAATTAAAGGCCGGGGAAACCTATAATGGAGGCGACTTAGGCGGTTCAATTAAAGCAGGTCAAACGTATTATGCAAGTATCACAGCAGTATATGGAGATCAAAAATATACAAGCAATGTTGTTACCATAACCATTCCAGGAACAACCGATGCTACTATAAAAGCTAGAACAACAATTTTATCATCATCAATCCAAGGAGATAAAGTTGCTCTTGACTGGTCCAATGTTGCAGCCACTGGATTCACCTACTATAAGGTTGTTCTTTCTAAAAGTGATTCAACCCCTTCTTATCCAGATAATGGTTATGCGAAGGTGATTACGAGTGTTACAGGCTCTGAGAGTAAAATCGGTGCTGGAGACACATATAGTGGTGGCGATTTAAGCGGATCAGTTAAAGCAGGGGAAACATATTATGCAAGCATTACTGCAGTATATGGTGATCAAAAATATACTAGTAATGTAATTACCATTAAAATCCCTGGAACAAGTGAAGCTGTTGTAAAAGCAAGGACTACTGCTTTAACTTCTTCAATTCAAGGAGATAAAGTTGTTCTTGATTGGTCTAATGTCGAAGCAGCAGAATTCTCCAATTATAAGGTTGTTCTTTCTAAAAGTGATTCAACCCCTTCTTATCCAGAAAACGGTTATGCTAAGTCCATTACCAGTGTAACTACCTCAGGATGTGAAATTAAGGCAGGGGACACATATTATAGTGGTGATATAAGTGGTTCAGTAAAAGCGGGCGAAACTTATTATGCGAGTATAACAGCAGTATATGGAGATCAAAAATATACCAGCAATGTAGTCACAATAAAGATTCCGGGAATAAATGAAGAAACTGCAAGAACGGCAGTTTTAACCTCCTCTACAGTAGATGGCAAAATTAAGTTGGCATGGACAAAAACTGATGCGACTAAATTTACTCATTATAAAGTTGTGTTATCAAAATATAACACAAGTCCTAGTTATCCGGATGATGGATATGTTGCTGTTATTTCTGATAATGAAAATATTAACTATGTCCTTGTTGCAGGAACGGACTATCAAGGTGGGGATGTAGAAACGATTACATCTGGTCAAACCTATTATGCAACAATCACATCAGTATATGAAGATGGAAAGTATACGAGTAATGTTATAACGATTACTATTCCATAAATAAAACATATAGGATGGCTATAGTTTATGCTATAGCCATTTTTTGTTGGATTTTTATTTCATAATTTATAAAGATAGTCTATAATTAATAGTGTATTTGAGTGAACTTAAATATTGGGGAATAATCCTACAAAATATTGCATGAAACTAGAGAAATGCTTAAAATATGGTAGTAAATTACCATACAAAAAATGTAAATTATTCTGTATAATGAGTAGTATATGGATTAAGATGACTTATAGTATAATAGATGGTATATAAGGAGAGTAAAGATATGGAAAGAATTGGGACGGATTTAATAGATATGGAAAGAATTATGAATGGCATTGAAGGGATTAACGCTACAAAAATCATCTACAATGACTATAATGAAATAGAGGAAATACATATTATTGCTGATCAGAATAGAGGAGCTAAACAAATATCCCGAGATATTCAATCCTTACTCATTGCAAAGTTTGATATTAAAGTTGATCATAAAAAAATTAGTGTCGCACAAATCAGTTCCGAGGAAAAAGGAGAAAAAAGCCATAGATTCTCCATTGGAGCAATTGGATATTGCCAAGTAGACAATTTGGTAGAAATAAAAGTAATTCTAAAAAAAGATGGCAAAGAATTTGAATCTACAGTAAAAGGTGCAAATTCTAGAAACAATATATACCGTTTATTTGTACAAGCCACAATAGAATGTGTTCATAATTCACTAGGAATAAACGACATATTTATTGTTGAAGACATTGTGAAGGTAATCGTTGCCAAGCAAGAAGTAGTAAATATTGCAATTTCATTTATATCTAGAGATAGAGAGGAGCTTCTTGTCGGTTGTGCAATACTTAAAAAAGATGATTATGAAGCCATAGCCAAAGCTACTCTGGATGCTGTTAATAGAAAAGTGGTACAACTAGCTATGTAATATTTTTTAGGTCGGTTTTATTTTCATTGATTCATTAGCGAAGCGATATAGCATGCTATCATTAGCGAAGTAGCAGAGCCTGATTAAAAGGAGGCTATATCAAATGAAAACTAAAGCAATCGCACTATTAATGACAATATTATCTTTATTATTGGCATCTGGCGCAACACATAGCTGGAGATAGTTTATAGGCCGACCTAAATTATATATAAGGAGATAACATGATGGAAAAAACGTCATTAAAATTAAAAGTGTACATATCCTTCATTCTTCTGTTAGGAATCTGTTCAGTTATTTTAGGATTTGGTTATTTAACGCGTGAAAACATAACTACATTGTTATTTTTTACAGTATTAGGTATTATCGCAGAATCAGTTGCCATAAGAATGAGTAACGGTATAGCGATTTCAGTAAGTCTTGGGGTAGGTCTATCGGCAGTATTAATATTTCAATCACCTGTCGTATGTATCATATCATTTTTTTCAATGCTTCTTTTCTTTGAATCTGTTGATGGTAAAGTAATCCATATATTTAATAGTTCTATCATTAAAAGACTATTTAGTGGTAGTGCATTTGCAATATCTTTATTTTTTGCAAATGTTGGTTATGATATTTCAACTAAATTATTCTGGAAATTTCAATTTCAAGGCTACAATATTATTGGTATTTTGATGATTATTTTAATATTTAGCATATTAGATACGGGTATTTTTTTGACACTTATATCTTTAATCGAAAACAAAACTATTCATAATGTCGTAAATGAAGAAACATGGTTAGCTCTGTTAGTAGACTTCATAGCGATTACACCACTTGGTGTTATAATTGCTGTAATTTTTAGCAATTACGGTATGTTTGCAGTTGCGCTTTTTTTCGGACCATTGTTATTAGCGCGTTATTCGTTTAAGCTTTATATAGATATGAAAAGAATGTATTCAGAAACAATTGTGGCATTGTCTAATGCTATTGATGCCAAAGATCAATATACATGTGGGCATTCCCATAGAGTGGCGGATTATGCAGTAGAAATAGCAAAACATATGGGTTTAAATGAAACTCAAATTGATAAAATCCGTACAGCTGCCATATTACACGATATTGGAAAGATTGGGATTGATGATATTATACTGAATAAACCAGGTAAACTGGAAGAAGTAGAATATGTTGAAATAAAAAAGCATCCAGAAATTGGTGCTAACATACTTATGCAAGTTGCGAACTTATCAGAAGTAGCGATGATCATTAAACATCATCATGAACGGTATGATGGTTTGGGTTATCCCGAGGGTATTGGAGAAGATTTGGTACCAATCGAGTCGTACATTATATCGGTTTCTGACGCTTTTGATGCGATGACATCAGACAGACCTTATAGAGCAGCTATTGATAATGATGTTGCAATACGAATTATTATTAGTGAATCGGGAAAACAATTTAAGCCAGAAGTCGTTAAAGCGTTATTGCAATACATCGATTATAAGGAGGAACATTTGGTTTATGCTAGTTGAAGCACTTTGTATACCCCTGATTATCGGTAAGTTAAGAGGCGGAAATTTAAAAAATCTATTAAATATTCAAGTGAAAATGTGGTGGCTCATTACTGTTGCGGGATTCGTTGAATTTTTGTCATCTTTTGTTAGAATGCAAGAGATTGGCTCTATTTGGCGAGTAATTGATGAAAATATTTTTTGGATTCATTTGATATGTTATAGTTTATTAATCTTTGTATTGATATTAAACCGGAATCAGAAGGGTTTTGTTTTACTCTTGATAGGTACCATATTAAACTTTAGTGTGATTATGGTTAACGGAGGTAGAATGCCTGTTGAGATTGGATCTGTTGAACATTTGATGTCAGCAGAGACAGTAGAAGCACTTAAATTAGGAAAAGATCTCACCCATACGGTTTTAAATGAATCTACTAGATTGAGGTTTTTAGCAGATGTTATACATTTACCCAAACCATACCCCTTCCCAAAGAGTCTCAGCATTGGAGACCTATTTTTAATTGGAGGGGTTTTTAGATTAATTCAAGCATCAATGGTAACTAAGGCAACAAAGGCTAAATAAACTTTTCAAAATTAGGCTGGAAGAATGTATTTAAAATACAAAGCATTATGGTATAATGAAAAAGATCAAATTAATTATTAGCAAGGAGTTGAAGATATTGGGTGATAGAAAGCCAATACATATTTTCGGACATCTTAATCCAGATACGGATTCAATATGTTCTGCGATAGCTTATGCGTACTTAAAGAATAGGATAGATCCAAGTATGGAATATATTCCTGCAGCATTAGGGATGGTTAATGAAGAAACGGGATATGTACTAAAGTACTATGGCGTTGAAGAGCCTAAAGTTATTTCTCATTTAAAGCCACAGGTGCTGGATATTGAGTTTATGGAAAGTACATGTGTTCATGAAATGGACTCGTTAAAAAAAGTATTGGAAGCTATCATCGGACAAGTGGGTCGTTCGGTACCTGTTGTTGATGATAGTGAAAGATTAATTGGTATAGTATCAATCTCAGATGTAGTACCTATGTTGCTTTCCACAAATAATAGTTTTGATATGAAGAAAGTAAAAATTCCTATAAAAAATCTAATAGAAATCTTAGAGCTTACCCTTCAAAAGGGGAGAATAGAAGAACAATTTATTCAAGGTAATATTTACATGTGCAGTGAACTATCGAAAGAGCAGGATATTACAAGTAATGATATAATACTCTGCAATAAAAAAGAACTTAAATTGGCTAATAAACGTGTGTTTGGAGCGGGTTATATTGTCGTTTGTGATACAAATGATGAAACTCCAAGTATCAGTGAAGATTATAATGGCGTTGTTTTTACATCACCCAAAAGTGTTTTTGAAATAATACAAAATATTATACATGCACTACCGATTTCATCAATTGTAAAAAAAGATCAACTGGAATATTTCACAACCTATGAAACGATTGATGATGTTAAGAAAAACTTTTTAACTTCAAAGTATAGAAGATTTCCAGTTGTAGATGAAGCTGGTTTTATCAAGGGCATGATTTCTAGAAGTAATTTAATGGAAGTTGAACAAAAAAAGGCAATTTTAGTAGATCACAATGAAAGAGGACAATCAATAGAAGGAATAGAAAATATAACGATTGTAGAAGTAATTGATCATCATAGGGTAGCTGATATTCAGACCATTTCCCCTTTATACTTTCGTGTTGAACCAGTAGGAAGTACTTGCACAATTGTAGCCAAAACATTTGAGGAAAACAATATAAAAATACCAAAACAGATTGCAGGTATATTGTTAAGTGGAATTTTATCTGATACTTTGGTTTTTAAATCTCCAACCTGTACAGAAATTGATAAGGTAATGGCTGAAAAGCTAGCAATGATATCAGGGGTAAACATTTATCAATATGGTATGAAGATGATTACCAAAGGTGAAAAGCTGCAAGATAAAGAGCCCGAACAAATTATTACAGGTGATATGAAGAGGTTTACATTTGGACAATATAAGGTTGTAATTTCTCAAATAAATACGGCGGACTTTGCAGGATTATATCAAATGTATCCTAAAATTCTTGAAGCAATGGAAGCAAAATGTAAATTAGATGGGCTGGATCTAGCAGTTCTCATGGTTACTAATATTGTTGTTGGTGGAACTGAGGTTATTGCCACAGGTGAAGCAAGATGGATTGCTGAAAATGCCTTTAATATGACGAAAAGCGATGAAAGCATCTTTTTGAATCAAACCTTTTCTAGAAAAAAACAAATCGTTCCCAAGCTTATGAAAGCAGCACAACTATAAGGGATAAGAGAAATTTAATAGGTATCATATAAATGAGCTCAGCAGGAGATTAAATCTAATGCTGAGCTTTTGTGTTCAAGGAATGTCCAGAATGACTCTATGTGTATGAGATTGGTAGAAAGTGCTAATACTAAGTAAAAATGCAAAGGATGATTATATGACTGGAAAAGATTTGCAAGAGAACATAGCTTATTTTAAAAGACGTTTCAAATCTGATTCTACGGTTATCTTTAGAGATCTTGAAAGTGACTGTGGACAGATAAAAGGTTGTTTGATCTTTATTAAGGGCATGATTAATCATGAAATCATCAGTCGAAGCATCATTTTGCCGATTCAAAGACTAAATCTTGAAAAGAAACAACATAATAGCGACATCCTATCTTTCTTGAAGAAAAGAATTATTACTGCGGATGAGATACAGCTCGTCACAGAGACAGAGTTCATTGTAAAGAGTCTACTATATGGAGATACTCTGCTGATGATAGATGGGTATTCTGCCTGCTTATTGATTCAAACCAAGGGGTGGGAAAAACGAGGTATAAACGAACCAGATACCGAACGGGCGATATTAGGATCAAAGGAGGCTTTTACAGAGTCAATTGTAACCAATTTAACCATGATAAGAAGAAGAATTATCGATTCGGATCTGAAATTTGAAGCCATGGAAGTTGGAACGGTTACAAGGACGAAAATTTTCATGATATATTTGGAAAATGTGGCACCACAAGAATTGATTGATGAAATAAAAACAAAAATAAACTCCATAAAAATAGACGCTGTGTTAGATTCACAGTACATCACAGAGTGTATTTCTAATCAACCCTTATCTATTTTTAGAACGGTAGGGCTATCAGAAAGGCCGGATGTGATTACTGCTAAACTACTAGAAGGAAGAGTAGCAATAGCTTGCGATGGAACACCAGAATTAATTTATGGACCTTACTTATTTTATGAGCAATTTATGGTGAATGAAGACTATTACAATAATTATATATTTTCTTTTATAAATCGAGTATTAAGGATTTTTGCTTTCTTAGTTAGTACAAGTATACCGGCAATTTATATTGCACTCATTAGCTTTCATCAACAAATGCTACCGAGGGAGATCTTTATGAGTATATCAGCCTCGAGAGAAGGCGTTCCTTTTCCCTCATTTTTAGAAGTATTTTTATTGCTAATGACCTTTGAATTAATTAGAGAAGCTGGAACGAGATTACCTAAGAATATAGGTAATGCAATAAGCATTGTTGGAGCCCTTATCTTGGGAGAAGCAGCAGTAGGTGCTCAAATTGTCAGTGCTCCGGTTGTTATAGTTGCTGCGCTAACAGGCATTACAAGTATAATGTTGACGCAAAATATTCATTCATTAATGGTCATACGGTATGGGTTATTAAGCATTTCGGGAATATTTGGAATGTATGGATATATTTTTGGAGTTATGGTGCTATCTATTTATTTGTTAAGCTTAAACAGTTTTGGAGTGCCATATATGACCTTTATTTATAATATGCGAGTCAATAACGATTCGATTTTTCGAAAACCGTTTCAATACAATAGGAACAATGTAAGAACATTGTTAAAGAGAAGTAAAAATGAGGTAACAGACAAGTGAAAAAAGTTATTTTAATAATACTCCTAGTACTTGCTACAGCACTTGAGACAACAAGTTGTGATTATAAACCAATAGAAAATATACCGATGGTTATAGGCTTAGCAGTTGATCCCATAGAAGATGGATATAGATTAACAGCAAAGGTAGTAATACCGGCAGGAAGTTCAAATGATGGCAGTATCAGTGAGGAGATATTTATTCAATCTAGTGGAAAAACGATGTTTGATGCTGTGAGAGATTTCATTATGAAAGAAGGGCAAAAGGTGTTTTGGGGCCAGCTAGAATTCATGGTGATCAATGAAACCATTGCAGAAGAAGATATAACGGGAGTTCTTGATTTTTTTATTAGAGATAACGAAGTAAGAGAAAATATTTGGCTATTAATTTCCGATAAAGAATTAAAGGCAGAAGAAGTATTGATGGCAAGCTTTAGCGAAAAAAAACTTCAATTTTACATTTCAGATGCTTTAAAAAACATAGATTATGTATCGAAATACAGCACAATGAGTTTGATTGATTTTAGTAAAATCTACAGTGACAAGGGCAAAGAGCAAGTGCTCCCATTCATTAAAATTGAAATAAGCCTTGGACAGAAACGAATTATACTAAATGGAGGAAGTGTTTTCAAAGATAATAAAGCCGTAGGTCGGCTTGATGGCAAAGAAATGCAACGATATAGAATGTTATTGGGAGAGAATGCTGGAATTTATGTGATTGATTATAAAGAAAGCGGTAATGAATCTAAAATATCTTTAGAGATTGGTGATACAAAAAGTAAAGTGCGTATTCAAAAAAAGGATGGGAAGTATGTTATCACGGTACAATTAAGCATTATTGGTGTAATAGGAGAAATTGAGGATAATCGGGTTAAAATATCCACAAAAGAAAAATTAGAGGAGTTTAAAAAACATGCTGAAATTCAGTTGGAAGAGGAGCTTGCTGCCTTCATAATTAAAATTCAAAAAAACTTTGGTAGTGACATATTTGGATTTGGTGAGAAATTTAAAAATAAATATCCAAAGGTTTTTAAAGAATTAGAAGATAACTGGAATGAGGTCTTTTCCTCTTTAAATATCGAGGTTGAAGTTAAAGTAAGTATTACAGGAACGGCTCAAAATAAACAGCCGCTTTATAAGGAAGATTAATATGACATTAAGTACATGGGTAATGTTCACAGCGATTGGTTTGTTGGATTTTTTTTGGAATTTAAAAAAAATGAGTAAAAAAGATTTGAGGCTCTATATATTCATTTTTCTTCTCTTTCAAATTTTATATGTCCTAGTAAGTATGGATAAGATACCCCATCACTTTGCTAGTATTGTTAAGGTATGGTAAAGGAGAAAAGTTTATGGCGCAAAAACTGTCACAAAAGCAAGCAGTAAGTATAGTGGTTATGTTTATAGTAGGAACTGCTATGATTTCTGGCGTCGCTAAAACAGCAGAAGAAAATGCATGGATATCCATTATTTTGGCTGCAATCATTAGTAGCCCAATATACTTGATTTATGCGAATTTACTCGAAAGTTTTAAGAATAAAAATATTTATGAGATCTGTGAAATAGTTATGGGTAAAATCATAGGGAAGATTGTTTCAATTATTTTTACCTTCAATGGTATTTATCTTTCAGCTATTTTGATTAGAAAGGTTGCAGAATTTATGAACATTACGGGACTAGATGGAACCCCGATTATGATGATTATTCTTTTGATCGTTCTGGCAAGTGTTTATATGATGAAGAAGGGCATTGGTGTTTTTGGAAAGTGGTGCCAGTTTTATTTTAACATTGTCATCATCGTTGTTGTATTTGAAGTTGTTTTATTAACTCCAATCAGGGAATTGGATGCGTTGTATCCAGTTTTATATAATGGTATGAAACCAGTATTAGAGAGTACAACATATCTTATTGGATTTCCAATGATACAATGTGCACATTTACTGAGTTTTATAAATGAACTTGATGAAAAAGCATCCTATAAAAAGGTTTTTTTGTACGGACTATTGATATCAACGTGTATATTGATTATCGTAACAGTTGATAATATAACCGTTTTAGGACCAACAATGTTTTCTTCAGCCTATTATCCATCCTATTTAACATTTAGACAATTAGCAGTTGGGGATTTTTTAAGAAGAATAGAAATTCTTTCAGTACTAATGTTTTTGATCGTTGGTTTTGTCAAGTATACTTCATCACTATTTTCTGCTGTAATTGGTTTAAAACATGTATTTAATCTACAAACCTATTACTTTACAGTTGTGCCTGTTGCCTTCATATGCTCAATTTTGGCGTTTATTGCTTATGAGGATAGTATAGAAGTAGATACAGTAATTAATAAAATATATATGCCCTACTCCCTTGTTATTAATGCGTGTGTACCAATCATCATTTATATAACTTATTTAATCAGACGAAAACTATCCCTTATTCATGCTCAAAGATAGTTTGCGTCTGATATGCAGAAAGTTTTTATTTGCGGTTTTAAACGGATAAATCAACATGTTGGATCGTTCCGGCGGTACCATCTTCTCTTAAGAAAATACTTGTTTGTTGAATCTTCCCTAGCAGGTTATTAGAAACATCCTTCAATTCATATTCGCTTTGAATTGCATTTAAGTATATAGCACCGATGCCTTTTTGGCCAATGGCAAATAATTGATCATTTCCGTCCTCGTCCTTAGTCCATATTTGTAGCTTCTCATAAATAGGATCACTTTCGTCAATCCAATTATTTCCATCGATATCAAAGGCTCTAAGTTCCATAAAACCATTTCCAGTTTGTGGACCAAATAGCTCACTGCCATTGTTGATTTTGCCATCGTTATTTTTATCAAAAACAAGGAACCCGCTTCCCGATTTTACGAAAGAAAGATTTTCATCTTTGCCATCATTGTCTAAATCAAAGCTTATTTTTTGATTGCTTAAATTTGCGGCTGCTCCGTCGTAATTAATAATAAGAGGGTCAATAAGGGCGTCTCCAGCTTTAAAGCTTACATGACTCTCAGTTGAATAGGTTCTGCTCATGCTAAGACTAATATCTAGTTTAATTGCTTTTCCATCACTAGTTCTGACAATACCTCTTGCATCAAAATCTAAGGTCGAAGCCTCGGAGTAGCTTTCATGTTTCTGGTAATTGATTCCCCATCCTTGCCTTTGAAGAGGTTGCCCTTGGCTCTGTACTTGAATCTTAGGAGCACTGTAGGTTCCTGGTGTAGGTGACTGGATTTTGTGAAAGGCTCTGGGTATATGGAACTTGAATTTTTTTCCTGTCAATGCTTCGAGGAGCTTGTTTAATAGATTGATTTTTTTTTCATCCTCTGGGGTAAGTTCAAATAGATATTCTTCTTCGACTACACTTGCTGAAGAGAGTGTTGCACTTTGTATATCCTCAAGGAAAGTTTTCAATGCATGATTTAACTCATTGGGAATATCACCATGAGCAGTTGGCGATTTGGCATCTACCCAAGAGTTAAGCTGTTCCATTGAAGAATATGTTTTTGTTTGTGTTGATAAGGTTGACATAGCAATATTAGAACTTTCAATCTTCATTTTATCGCCTCCGAATCTAGGATTGAATGGTAAATATTATATCGGCATAATTTACTAAAAAAATTAAATACGTTACATAATTATTGAAATATTAGAGGAAATATATGAGAAAGTTGAGTTAAAACTGCCGATTTACTTACATTATCATTGTATTTGTAAATATTTTCCTCTATAATAATAG
The genomic region above belongs to Firmicutes bacterium HGW-Firmicutes-1 and contains:
- a CDS encoding manganese-dependent inorganic pyrophosphatase, producing MKKIKLIISKELKILGDRKPIHIFGHLNPDTDSICSAIAYAYLKNRIDPSMEYIPAALGMVNEETGYVLKYYGVEEPKVISHLKPQVLDIEFMESTCVHEMDSLKKVLEAIIGQVGRSVPVVDDSERLIGIVSISDVVPMLLSTNNSFDMKKVKIPIKNLIEILELTLQKGRIEEQFIQGNIYMCSELSKEQDITSNDIILCNKKELKLANKRVFGAGYIVVCDTNDETPSISEDYNGVVFTSPKSVFEIIQNIIHALPISSIVKKDQLEYFTTYETIDDVKKNFLTSKYRRFPVVDEAGFIKGMISRSNLMEVEQKKAILVDHNERGQSIEGIENITIVEVIDHHRVADIQTISPLYFRVEPVGSTCTIVAKTFEENNIKIPKQIAGILLSGILSDTLVFKSPTCTEIDKVMAEKLAMISGVNIYQYGMKMITKGEKLQDKEPEQIITGDMKRFTFGQYKVVISQINTADFAGLYQMYPKILEAMEAKCKLDGLDLAVLMVTNIVVGGTEVIATGEARWIAENAFNMTKSDESIFLNQTFSRKKQIVPKLMKAAQL
- a CDS encoding spore germination protein, which translates into the protein MTGKDLQENIAYFKRRFKSDSTVIFRDLESDCGQIKGCLIFIKGMINHEIISRSIILPIQRLNLEKKQHNSDILSFLKKRIITADEIQLVTETEFIVKSLLYGDTLLMIDGYSACLLIQTKGWEKRGINEPDTERAILGSKEAFTESIVTNLTMIRRRIIDSDLKFEAMEVGTVTRTKIFMIYLENVAPQELIDEIKTKINSIKIDAVLDSQYITECISNQPLSIFRTVGLSERPDVITAKLLEGRVAIACDGTPELIYGPYLFYEQFMVNEDYYNNYIFSFINRVLRIFAFLVSTSIPAIYIALISFHQQMLPREIFMSISASREGVPFPSFLEVFLLLMTFELIREAGTRLPKNIGNAISIVGALILGEAAVGAQIVSAPVVIVAALTGITSIMLTQNIHSLMVIRYGLLSISGIFGMYGYIFGVMVLSIYLLSLNSFGVPYMTFIYNMRVNNDSIFRKPFQYNRNNVRTLLKRSKNEVTDK